A stretch of the Vicinamibacterales bacterium genome encodes the following:
- a CDS encoding sodium:proton antiporter: MGELEQLLALFLAAVLLAAGARRVGAPYPVFLAVGGALLAFVPGVPAFSVPPELALALFIAPILLDAAYDASPRDLRDNWLPLTSLVVFAVGLTTAAVAWVVRALMPEVGWAPAIVLGAVVAPPDAAAATAVLRQLHPPRRILTILEGESLLNDASALLIYRLAVGAAIANDFSVTAVAPAFLLAVVGSIAVGPALAWMFLKVIHRVQHVPTAIILQFATTFGVWILADRVGLSGVLTMVCYAITVARTAPEQTPARIRIPSYAVWETAVFVLNILAFIFIGLQIRPIFDRIEPGARGGYFAVGAAVLITVILVRVAWHMCFNAVIRWRDRRVGFNPPRPMLRATVGSGLVISWAGMRGIVTLAAALALPAQFPYRDLIVFTGFVVVLGTLTIQGLTLKPLLRALELRDGDPVAREVNLARERALRAGLDSFADQQSTVADAVREEFVTHLAADAAPGAARRSAHTGIHRGAIAAARRAVLAMRESDEIGDDAFHQVEEELDWLEMAGGSE, encoded by the coding sequence CGCGCTCTTCCTCGCCGCGGTGCTCCTGGCCGCCGGGGCGCGTCGGGTCGGCGCGCCCTACCCGGTCTTCCTCGCGGTCGGCGGCGCGCTGCTGGCCTTCGTGCCCGGCGTCCCGGCGTTCTCGGTTCCGCCCGAGCTGGCCCTGGCGCTGTTCATCGCCCCGATCCTGCTCGACGCCGCCTACGACGCGTCGCCGCGCGACCTGCGCGACAACTGGCTGCCGCTGACCAGCCTGGTCGTCTTCGCCGTCGGCCTGACGACGGCGGCTGTCGCCTGGGTGGTGCGGGCGCTGATGCCCGAGGTCGGCTGGGCGCCGGCCATCGTGCTCGGCGCGGTGGTGGCGCCCCCCGATGCCGCCGCGGCGACCGCCGTGCTGCGGCAACTCCATCCGCCGCGTCGCATCCTCACCATCCTCGAGGGCGAGAGCCTGCTGAACGACGCCAGCGCGCTGCTGATCTACCGCCTCGCGGTGGGCGCGGCGATCGCCAACGACTTCTCCGTCACCGCCGTCGCGCCCGCCTTCCTGCTCGCCGTCGTCGGCAGCATCGCCGTCGGCCCAGCGCTGGCGTGGATGTTCCTGAAGGTGATCCATCGCGTGCAGCACGTGCCGACGGCGATCATCCTGCAATTCGCCACGACGTTCGGCGTGTGGATTCTCGCCGACCGCGTCGGGCTCTCGGGCGTGCTGACGATGGTGTGCTACGCGATCACGGTGGCGCGGACGGCGCCGGAGCAGACGCCGGCGCGGATCCGGATCCCGTCGTACGCGGTGTGGGAGACCGCGGTCTTCGTCCTGAACATCCTCGCCTTCATCTTCATCGGCCTGCAGATCAGGCCCATCTTCGATCGCATCGAGCCCGGGGCCCGCGGCGGCTATTTCGCCGTCGGCGCTGCGGTGCTGATCACGGTGATCCTCGTCCGCGTCGCCTGGCACATGTGCTTCAACGCGGTGATCCGCTGGCGCGATCGGCGCGTCGGCTTCAACCCGCCGCGGCCGATGCTGCGGGCGACGGTCGGCAGCGGCCTGGTGATCTCGTGGGCCGGCATGCGCGGCATCGTGACGCTTGCCGCCGCGCTGGCGCTGCCGGCGCAGTTCCCCTATCGCGATCTGATCGTCTTCACCGGGTTCGTCGTCGTGCTCGGCACGCTGACGATCCAGGGGTTGACGCTGAAGCCGCTGCTGCGCGCGCTCGAGCTGCGGGACGGCGATCCCGTCGCGCGCGAGGTGAACCTGGCGCGCGAGCGCGCGCTGCGCGCGGGGCTCGACAGCTTCGCGGACCAGCAGTCGACCGTCGCCGACGCGGTGCGGGAGGAATTCGTCACCCACCTCGCCGCCGACGCCGCGCCTGGCGCCGCCAGACGATCGGCGCACACCGGCATCCATCGCGGCGCGATCGCCGCCGCCCGCCGCGCCGTCCTCGCGATGCGCGAGAGCGACGAGATCGGCGACGACGCGTTCCATCAGGTGGAGGAGGAGCTGGACTGGCTGGAGATGGCGGGGGGCAGCGAGTGA
- a CDS encoding DUF5916 domain-containing protein, producing the protein MRLPIRPHRLAILLFAAALPGAAGAQPTLTAVRVQQPPTIDGEVAGDPAWSAAAPASGFAQEQPDEGRPSTERTDVRIVYTASTIYVGVICYDREPGGIIVSDARRDAALDQTDSFQIIFDTYRDRLNGFVFGTNPAGIEYDGQVTNEGQGGAGLAGGQRQQGGAGSGFNVNWDGAWEVRSRISEIGWSAEFAIPFRTLRFPSGAPQTWGVNFQRNIRRRNERSYWAPVPRQYNLYRLSLAGVLTGLEAPALRNLKLTPFVLGQALASGVRPVDATFDPDAGMDLKYSVTPSLVLDLTVNTDFAQVEIDDQQVNLDRFDLFFPEKRPFFLENAGFFTVGNPGEIDLFFSRRIGIGPSGEQIAINGGGRLSGKAGKYNVGLLTMQTDDVALLNVPPGAPHDRLSGSNFTVARVSRDLPNRSSIGALVTSRVGVGRFARDHDYNRTYAVDGKAGLRQHTVVSSFVAKSSTYGVDAGDTAFNVRSRTSVPRFDLELGYQEIGARFNPEVGFYTRRGYRKPDARILTRWRPRIWKLQELRPHSSYRAFYGIDDGLLESMQIHIDNHWQFRNSYEVHTGMNVVEEGLRRPFEIYPGIFVPAGSYKSKEAQLVFMTNQGAPVSLHAESRIGGFFGGDRVTFVPTLRVRAGEALTAEVAYQRNDVNLPWGSFDTNLLRTRISYSFTTHTFLQGLVQYNDRADQWSMNLRFGWLQAANTGLFVVYTDTRGLYDLFDRPQRTDRSLVVKFSRLFDLLR; encoded by the coding sequence ATGCGTTTGCCGATCCGGCCGCACAGGCTCGCCATCCTTCTGTTCGCCGCCGCCCTGCCGGGCGCGGCCGGCGCCCAGCCAACCCTCACCGCGGTGCGCGTCCAGCAGCCGCCGACGATCGACGGCGAGGTCGCCGGCGATCCGGCATGGAGCGCCGCGGCGCCGGCGAGCGGCTTCGCGCAGGAACAGCCCGATGAGGGACGTCCCTCCACCGAACGGACCGACGTCCGCATCGTCTACACGGCGTCGACGATCTACGTCGGCGTGATCTGCTACGACCGCGAGCCGGGCGGCATCATCGTCTCGGACGCCAGGCGCGACGCCGCGCTCGATCAGACCGACAGCTTTCAGATCATCTTCGATACCTATCGCGATCGGCTGAACGGCTTCGTGTTCGGGACCAATCCCGCCGGCATCGAGTACGACGGACAGGTCACGAACGAAGGGCAGGGAGGCGCCGGGCTTGCCGGCGGCCAGCGGCAGCAGGGAGGCGCCGGGAGCGGGTTCAACGTCAACTGGGACGGCGCGTGGGAGGTCCGCTCGCGCATCTCCGAGATCGGCTGGTCGGCGGAGTTCGCGATCCCGTTCCGGACGCTGCGCTTTCCCTCCGGGGCGCCGCAGACGTGGGGCGTCAATTTCCAGCGCAACATCCGCCGCCGCAATGAGCGCAGCTACTGGGCGCCGGTGCCGCGCCAGTACAACCTCTATCGGCTCTCGCTGGCCGGCGTGCTGACCGGGCTGGAAGCGCCGGCGCTGCGCAACCTCAAGCTCACGCCGTTCGTGCTCGGTCAGGCGCTCGCGTCGGGCGTCCGGCCGGTGGACGCGACGTTCGATCCCGACGCCGGGATGGACCTGAAGTACAGCGTCACGCCGAGCCTGGTGCTCGATCTCACGGTCAACACCGACTTCGCCCAGGTCGAGATCGACGATCAGCAGGTGAACCTCGATCGGTTCGACCTGTTCTTCCCCGAGAAGCGCCCGTTCTTCCTCGAGAACGCCGGGTTCTTCACCGTCGGCAACCCCGGCGAGATCGATCTGTTCTTCAGCCGGCGCATCGGCATCGGCCCCTCCGGCGAGCAAATCGCCATCAACGGCGGCGGCCGGCTGTCGGGCAAAGCCGGCAAGTACAACGTCGGCCTCCTCACCATGCAGACCGACGACGTGGCGCTGCTGAACGTCCCGCCCGGCGCGCCGCACGACCGCTTGTCCGGCAGCAATTTCACCGTGGCGCGGGTCAGCCGCGATCTGCCCAACCGATCGTCCATCGGCGCGCTGGTGACGAGCCGCGTCGGCGTCGGCCGGTTCGCGCGCGACCACGACTACAACCGCACGTATGCGGTCGACGGCAAAGCCGGCCTGCGGCAGCACACGGTCGTCTCCAGCTTCGTCGCGAAGTCGTCGACCTACGGCGTCGACGCCGGCGACACCGCCTTCAACGTCCGCTCGCGGACCAGCGTGCCGCGCTTCGATCTCGAGCTCGGCTACCAGGAGATCGGCGCACGGTTCAACCCGGAGGTCGGGTTCTACACGCGGCGCGGCTACCGCAAGCCCGACGCGCGCATCCTCACCCGCTGGCGCCCGCGCATCTGGAAGCTGCAGGAGCTGCGCCCGCACAGCAGCTATCGCGCGTTCTATGGCATCGACGACGGGCTGCTCGAGAGCATGCAGATCCACATCGACAACCACTGGCAGTTCAGGAACAGCTACGAAGTGCACACCGGCATGAACGTCGTCGAAGAGGGGCTGCGGCGGCCGTTCGAGATCTATCCGGGCATCTTCGTGCCGGCCGGCTCGTACAAGAGCAAGGAAGCGCAGCTGGTGTTCATGACCAACCAGGGAGCGCCGGTCAGCCTCCACGCCGAGTCGCGGATCGGCGGCTTTTTCGGCGGCGACCGCGTGACGTTCGTGCCGACGCTGCGCGTCCGCGCCGGCGAGGCGCTCACCGCGGAAGTGGCCTATCAGCGCAACGACGTCAATCTGCCGTGGGGCTCGTTCGACACCAACCTGCTGCGGACCCGCATCTCGTATTCGTTCACGACGCACACCTTCCTGCAGGGACTGGTTCAGTACAACGATCGCGCGGATCAGTGGTCGATGAACCTGCGCTTCGGCTGGCTCCAGGCCGCGAACACCGGGCTCTTCGTCGTCTACACCGACACGCGGGGGCTCTACGACCTGTTCGATCGTCCGCAGCGGACGGATCGCTCGCTGGTGGTGAAGTTCTCGCGGCTGTTCGATCTGTTACGGTAA
- a CDS encoding S8 family serine peptidase, with protein sequence MKALENAQRTLRGAATSRPSDALRVAVTFRRPKDGLGPTKLDARISTRSVLSLAPDPIDMDRALLELHRRGLETSIRGRLTASVRCTRREYETLFGTALAPFRLPAAAPAQFQAFYFPPDGAPWNPDPAVAAMIDDAYIQWPHIHFAKRQPRSSPSRAAGVPSATPPARNRYHLNVPADVARLINAAPIHQEGRTGRGVRIAMVDSGFAHSHPFFATHSYTSTVTLAPGATNRATDANGHGTGESANIFAIAPGATFIGIKVDNDENPYAGATLLEGFQEALRHDPHVISVSLGYDLRDPGTGAPMTSLPNSLVALEAEIQAAVASGIVVVFAAGNGHYSFPGQMAEVISAGGVFVDQGGRMRASDYASGFKSRIYSGRNVPDFCGLVGLLPYADYIMLPIPPGCDIDREEGAHDGTTRTDGWGVFSGTSAAAPQLAAVCALLLEKNPGLTPGDVKAVLKRTARDVATGNANPASDPRGAGLKASRGLDGATGAGLVDAFAAFQQV encoded by the coding sequence ATGAAGGCACTCGAGAACGCGCAGCGCACGCTGCGCGGCGCGGCGACGTCGCGCCCTTCCGATGCGCTGCGCGTCGCCGTCACGTTCCGCCGTCCCAAGGACGGCCTCGGGCCGACCAAGCTGGATGCGCGCATCTCGACGCGCAGCGTGCTGTCGCTCGCGCCGGATCCGATCGACATGGATCGCGCGCTGCTCGAACTGCACCGGCGCGGCCTCGAGACCAGCATCCGCGGCCGGCTCACCGCCTCCGTCCGCTGCACGCGCCGGGAGTACGAGACGCTGTTCGGCACCGCGCTCGCGCCGTTCCGCCTGCCGGCCGCGGCGCCGGCGCAGTTCCAGGCGTTCTACTTTCCGCCGGACGGCGCGCCGTGGAACCCCGATCCCGCCGTAGCGGCGATGATCGACGACGCCTACATTCAGTGGCCGCACATTCATTTCGCGAAGCGTCAGCCGCGCTCGTCGCCGTCCCGGGCGGCCGGCGTGCCGTCGGCCACGCCGCCGGCGCGGAACCGCTATCACCTGAACGTCCCCGCGGACGTCGCGCGGCTGATCAACGCCGCGCCGATCCATCAGGAGGGACGCACCGGCCGGGGCGTGCGGATCGCGATGGTCGACAGCGGCTTCGCGCACAGCCATCCGTTCTTCGCCACGCACAGCTACACCTCCACCGTCACGCTGGCGCCCGGCGCGACCAATCGCGCCACCGATGCCAACGGGCACGGCACCGGCGAGTCGGCCAACATCTTCGCCATCGCGCCCGGCGCCACGTTCATCGGCATCAAGGTGGACAACGACGAGAATCCCTACGCCGGGGCGACGCTGCTGGAAGGCTTCCAGGAAGCGCTGCGGCACGATCCGCACGTCATCTCGGTGAGTCTCGGCTACGACCTGCGCGACCCGGGCACCGGCGCGCCGATGACGTCGCTGCCGAACAGCCTCGTCGCGCTCGAAGCCGAGATCCAGGCCGCCGTCGCCTCAGGCATCGTCGTCGTCTTCGCCGCGGGCAACGGGCACTACTCGTTCCCCGGACAGATGGCGGAAGTGATCTCGGCCGGCGGCGTGTTCGTCGATCAGGGCGGGCGGATGCGCGCGTCCGACTACGCGTCCGGGTTCAAGAGCCGCATCTACTCCGGGCGCAACGTGCCGGATTTCTGCGGCCTCGTCGGGCTGCTGCCGTATGCGGACTACATCATGCTGCCGATCCCGCCCGGGTGCGACATCGACCGGGAGGAGGGGGCGCACGACGGCACGACCAGGACCGATGGGTGGGGGGTGTTCAGCGGCACCTCGGCGGCGGCGCCGCAGCTCGCCGCGGTCTGCGCGCTGCTGCTGGAGAAGAACCCGGGGCTCACCCCCGGCGACGTGAAGGCGGTGCTGAAGCGCACCGCGCGCGACGTCGCGACGGGCAACGCGAATCCCGCGAGCGATCCCAGGGGCGCAGGATTGAAGGCCAGCCGCGGTCTCGACGGCGCCACCGGCGCCGGCCTGGTGGATGCGTTCGCCGCCTTTCAGCAGGTGTGA
- a CDS encoding response regulator, which produces MSTRPRILLVEDHADTREMYSHALTHAGFEVSTAVDVDAGYELATSLRPSIVVTDYRLRGGSGADLCSRLKRNRRTSAIPTLIVTASSQPRDLEHALKLGCTAVRLKPYLPDEMERDIRALIAGARVAHWPPEYGARPS; this is translated from the coding sequence GTGTCTACGCGACCCAGAATTCTGCTCGTGGAGGATCACGCCGACACACGGGAAATGTATTCCCATGCGCTGACTCACGCCGGGTTCGAGGTGTCGACGGCCGTCGACGTGGACGCCGGCTACGAGCTCGCCACGTCGCTGCGTCCGTCGATCGTCGTCACCGATTACCGCCTGCGCGGCGGGTCGGGCGCGGACCTCTGCAGCCGTTTGAAGCGCAACCGCCGGACCTCGGCCATTCCCACGCTCATAGTGACCGCATCATCGCAGCCGCGCGATCTGGAGCACGCGCTGAAGCTGGGCTGCACGGCCGTGCGACTGAAGCCGTATCTGCCCGACGAGATGGAGCGGGACATCCGCGCGCTCATCGCCGGCGCGCGCGTGGCGCACTGGCCGCCGGAATACGGCGCGCGTCCGAGCTGA
- a CDS encoding response regulator transcription factor, with the protein MPTADVGTRPARVLVVDDHSLLRTGVANIINQEADLEVVAEAANGRDAIDAFLAQRPDVVLMDLRMPEMEGVEAVRRIRDIDPQARVVVLTTYDADEDIARALQAGAKAYILKDIAAEALVGCVRDVLAGKTYLAPAAAAKLAERVTQVQLTPRELAALRLLANGHSNKEIATALAISERTVKSHLAHLFDKLQVTSRTEAIRVATRRGLVRFD; encoded by the coding sequence ATGCCGACCGCTGACGTCGGCACCCGTCCGGCGCGCGTGCTGGTCGTCGACGACCACTCGCTGCTCAGGACCGGCGTCGCCAACATCATCAACCAGGAGGCGGACCTCGAGGTCGTCGCCGAAGCGGCGAACGGCCGCGACGCCATCGACGCCTTCCTCGCCCAGCGTCCCGACGTCGTCCTGATGGACCTGCGGATGCCGGAGATGGAGGGGGTCGAAGCGGTGCGGCGCATCCGCGACATCGACCCGCAGGCGCGGGTCGTCGTGCTCACGACCTACGACGCCGACGAAGACATCGCGCGGGCGCTGCAGGCGGGGGCCAAGGCCTACATCCTGAAAGACATCGCCGCCGAAGCGCTGGTCGGGTGCGTCCGCGACGTGCTCGCCGGCAAGACCTACCTCGCGCCCGCGGCGGCGGCCAAGCTCGCCGAGCGCGTCACCCAGGTGCAATTGACGCCGCGCGAGCTCGCAGCGCTCCGCCTTCTCGCCAACGGCCACAGCAACAAGGAGATCGCGACCGCGCTCGCCATTTCCGAACGCACCGTCAAGAGCCATCTGGCGCACCTGTTCGACAAGCTGCAGGTGACGAGCCGGACTGAAGCCATCCGCGTCGCGACGCGCCGCGGTCTGGTGCGTTTCGACTGA
- a CDS encoding sensor histidine kinase, whose product MTASAESREDEIARLHAAIQNIREDRQRAECMASIQSDAVQLALDLLVTHPDLRGFFRMFIKRLVEDSESYACGVWLRDEAAGTCDLWMANIRGETYTSDSPGWGTLDLPREAMSRHLASTAEALTEMLQFGGDDERLPEEVRAFHRASGVESLLVAPLRLAPRTLGWIALSSAGDSDCERGWRRALLDATARQATLALYYSRVVEQSLLEARRQAVLEERNRIARDIHDTLAQGFGAILMQLQAAQRAAAGSLPPAATRSLETAIDLARTHLVEARRSVAALRPSAPSGAAGPASHREDLPTALRRMVDMAERTADVPIELVIDELPEFEAGVEREIIGIAQEALTNAARHAQARRIKVHAGGVRGVGFRLSIADDGRGISGDRASAGFGMTSMRERADRIGASLTFVTAARSGTEVVLAWQPAAFSIPQAVNADR is encoded by the coding sequence ATGACCGCCTCCGCAGAATCCCGCGAAGACGAGATCGCCCGGCTGCACGCCGCGATTCAGAACATCCGCGAGGATCGGCAGCGCGCCGAGTGCATGGCCTCGATCCAGAGCGACGCCGTGCAGCTCGCGCTCGACCTGCTGGTCACGCATCCCGACCTGCGCGGCTTCTTCCGCATGTTCATCAAGCGGCTGGTCGAGGATTCGGAGTCGTACGCCTGCGGCGTGTGGCTCCGCGACGAGGCGGCCGGCACGTGCGATCTGTGGATGGCGAACATCCGGGGGGAAACCTACACTTCCGACAGTCCGGGCTGGGGCACGCTCGATCTGCCGCGCGAGGCGATGAGCCGGCATCTCGCGTCGACGGCCGAGGCGCTGACCGAAATGCTGCAGTTCGGCGGCGACGACGAGCGGCTGCCGGAGGAGGTGCGGGCCTTCCATCGCGCGTCCGGTGTGGAGTCGCTGCTGGTGGCGCCGCTGCGGCTCGCGCCGCGGACGCTCGGCTGGATCGCGCTGTCGAGCGCCGGCGATTCCGACTGCGAGCGCGGCTGGCGCCGCGCGCTGCTCGACGCCACCGCTCGGCAGGCGACGCTCGCGCTGTATTACAGCCGCGTCGTCGAACAGAGCCTGCTCGAGGCGCGGCGGCAGGCGGTGCTCGAGGAGCGGAACCGGATCGCCCGCGACATCCACGACACGCTGGCGCAGGGATTCGGGGCGATCCTGATGCAGCTGCAGGCCGCGCAGCGTGCGGCGGCGGGCAGTCTGCCGCCCGCGGCGACGCGCAGCCTCGAGACGGCGATCGATCTGGCGCGGACCCACCTCGTCGAGGCGCGGCGATCCGTCGCGGCGCTGCGTCCCTCGGCGCCGAGCGGCGCGGCGGGGCCGGCGAGCCATCGTGAAGACCTGCCGACCGCGCTGCGGCGCATGGTCGACATGGCGGAGCGCACCGCCGACGTGCCGATCGAGCTGGTGATCGACGAGCTGCCGGAGTTCGAGGCCGGCGTCGAGCGCGAGATCATCGGCATCGCGCAGGAAGCGCTGACCAACGCGGCGCGCCACGCGCAGGCGCGCCGCATCAAGGTGCACGCCGGCGGCGTGCGCGGCGTCGGCTTCCGCCTGTCGATCGCCGACGACGGCCGCGGCATCAGCGGCGACCGCGCGTCTGCCGGGTTCGGGATGACGAGCATGCGGGAGCGCGCGGACCGGATCGGCGCCTCGCTGACCTTCGTCACCGCCGCGCGTTCCGGCACCGAAGTCGTGCTGGCCTGGCAGCCGGCCGCCTTCTCGATCCCGCAGGCGGTCAATGCCGACCGCTGA
- a CDS encoding efflux RND transporter periplasmic adaptor subunit gives MSLLLSLSVVAGCTRVQTADAPPAAPQVTAAAAIARDITEWDEFTGRLEPVQSVGVRPRVSGLISRVTFEEGTLVRQGQLLFQLDDRPFLTQVERLRAELAEAASARDRAASELRRADRLAADNAMSLEERERRAGAATEAAARVDAVSAALRAAELELEFTRVVSPIDGRVSRALVTRGNLVSGGQGEATLLTTVVSVDPIYAAFAADEQTFLRYGDRVRHPGSGASRELPIRMALADEDSFPHQGTLRFLDNQLDPLTGTINGRAIFRNPDRRLTPGLFVRLRLPGLASYPGVLVEDRAVGTDLDRRFVLVVKNDQTVESRTVTLGPIVDGLRVVKKGLGAGELVVVNGLQRVRPGAKVNPSIVTMAGGR, from the coding sequence TTGTCACTGTTGCTCTCACTCAGCGTGGTGGCGGGCTGCACCCGCGTCCAGACCGCCGATGCGCCTCCCGCCGCGCCGCAGGTCACCGCCGCCGCCGCGATCGCGCGCGACATCACCGAATGGGATGAATTCACCGGCCGGCTCGAGCCGGTCCAGTCCGTCGGCGTGCGGCCGCGCGTCTCGGGACTGATCTCCAGGGTCACCTTCGAGGAAGGCACGCTGGTCCGTCAGGGTCAACTGCTGTTCCAGTTGGACGACCGGCCGTTCCTGACGCAGGTCGAACGGCTGCGCGCCGAGCTCGCCGAGGCGGCCAGCGCGCGCGATCGCGCCGCATCCGAGCTGCGGCGCGCCGATCGCCTCGCCGCCGACAACGCCATGTCGCTCGAGGAGCGCGAGCGCCGCGCCGGCGCGGCGACCGAAGCGGCGGCGCGGGTCGACGCCGTCTCCGCCGCGCTCCGCGCCGCCGAACTGGAGCTGGAGTTCACCCGCGTCGTCTCGCCGATCGACGGGCGGGTCTCGCGCGCGCTCGTCACCCGCGGCAACCTCGTTTCCGGCGGCCAGGGGGAAGCCACGCTGCTGACCACGGTCGTGTCGGTCGACCCGATCTACGCCGCCTTCGCCGCCGACGAGCAGACTTTCCTGCGCTACGGCGATCGCGTGCGGCACCCCGGCAGCGGCGCCTCGCGCGAGCTGCCGATCCGGATGGCGCTCGCCGACGAGGACTCGTTCCCGCACCAGGGCACGCTGCGGTTCCTCGACAATCAGCTCGATCCGCTCACCGGCACCATCAACGGCCGCGCCATCTTCCGCAATCCCGATCGCCGGCTGACGCCCGGGCTCTTCGTGCGGCTGCGGCTGCCGGGACTCGCGTCGTACCCCGGCGTGCTGGTGGAGGATCGCGCCGTCGGCACCGACCTCGATCGCCGCTTCGTCCTCGTCGTCAAGAACGATCAGACCGTCGAATCGCGGACCGTCACGCTCGGCCCGATCGTCGACGGGCTGCGCGTCGTGAAGAAAGGGCTCGGCGCCGGCGAGCTCGTGGTCGTCAACGGCCTCCAGCGCGTGCGTCCCGGAGCGAAGGTGAATCCCTCGATCGTGACGATGGCGGGTGGCCGATGA